In the genome of Chryseobacterium oryzae, one region contains:
- a CDS encoding phytoene desaturase family protein: MKKHYDILVIGSGIGGLVSALILAKEGLKVCVLEKNNQYGGNLQTFSRDKHIFDTGVHYLGGLSEGQNLHQFFSYLEIIDDLELHKMDEDAYDKITFGDDKTEYPHAQGYENFVKQLSLHFPDEKENLENYCEEIQRVCSNFPRYNVVGQNRYNEEVLHLNTKRFIESITADKKLQAILLGSNFLYAGDSENIPFYVHALTVNSYIQSAYKCSKGGSQISKLLIRKLREYDADIFKHAEVSEMIFDEKDILRGVKIRSGKQVYSNLFISNIEIRSIIKLIGEHRLKKSFVNRISSWEPVSSCFSVYFVLNPNTISNFNYNVYHFSSKDLVWKAFQYKKENWPETYMLSSTPSKKNQEFAESLTAISYMSFEEVKEWEKTFNTIADERERGEWYEKFKNEKAEKMLQALEKKMPHLRESIKSIYTSSPLSYRDYIGSFEGNMYGYSKTSENPLKTMVSPRTKIPNLFLTGQSVNMHGILGCTIGAFNTCAEILGKELIDERLSKL, encoded by the coding sequence TTGAAAAAACATTACGACATATTAGTCATCGGGAGCGGTATCGGAGGGCTTGTTTCCGCATTGATCCTTGCAAAAGAAGGCTTGAAAGTCTGTGTTTTAGAAAAAAATAATCAATACGGCGGTAATCTTCAGACATTTTCCCGTGATAAGCATATTTTTGATACCGGAGTTCATTATCTTGGCGGACTTTCCGAAGGGCAAAATCTTCATCAGTTTTTTTCTTATCTGGAAATCATAGACGACCTTGAACTTCATAAAATGGATGAAGATGCTTATGATAAAATCACTTTCGGCGATGATAAAACCGAATATCCTCATGCACAAGGTTATGAAAATTTCGTAAAACAACTTTCTTTACATTTTCCTGATGAAAAAGAAAATCTGGAGAATTATTGTGAAGAAATCCAGCGGGTTTGCAGTAATTTTCCCAGATATAATGTAGTGGGACAAAACAGGTATAATGAAGAAGTTCTTCATCTGAATACCAAGAGATTTATCGAGTCCATTACCGCAGATAAAAAATTGCAGGCGATTTTGTTGGGTTCCAATTTTCTCTATGCTGGTGATTCTGAAAATATCCCTTTTTACGTACATGCTTTAACGGTAAATTCTTATATCCAAAGTGCTTATAAATGTTCAAAAGGCGGAAGCCAGATTTCAAAATTACTCATCAGAAAATTGAGGGAATATGATGCTGATATTTTTAAACATGCTGAAGTTTCTGAAATGATCTTTGACGAAAAAGATATTCTTAGAGGAGTAAAAATACGTTCGGGGAAACAGGTTTATTCAAACCTGTTTATCTCAAATATTGAAATTCGTTCCATCATCAAATTGATCGGAGAACATCGACTGAAAAAATCATTTGTCAATAGAATTAGCAGTTGGGAACCGGTTTCTTCGTGCTTCAGTGTTTATTTTGTTTTAAATCCGAACACCATTTCAAACTTTAATTATAATGTTTATCATTTTTCGTCTAAAGATTTAGTTTGGAAAGCTTTTCAATATAAAAAAGAAAACTGGCCGGAAACCTACATGCTTTCATCAACGCCATCTAAGAAAAATCAAGAATTTGCAGAGAGTTTAACGGCAATTTCCTATATGAGCTTTGAGGAGGTGAAAGAATGGGAAAAGACTTTCAACACGATTGCTGATGAACGTGAAAGAGGAGAATGGTACGAAAAATTTAAAAATGAAAAAGCCGAAAAAATGCTTCAGGCTTTGGAAAAAAAGATGCCTCATCTTAGAGAATCCATAAAAAGCATTTATACCTCATCACCACTGTCATATCGGGATTATATCGGAAGTTTTGAAGGAAATATGTACGGTTATTCAAAAACCTCAGAAAACCCTTTAAAAACCATGGTTTCACCACGTACCAAGATTCCTAACTTATTTCTCACCGGTCAGTCAGTGAATATGCACGGGATTTTGGGTTGTACTATTGGTGCTTTCAACACTTGTGCAGAGATTTTAGGTAAAGAATTGATTGATGAACGTCTGTCAAAATTGTAA
- a CDS encoding C45 family autoproteolytic acyltransferase/hydolase, with the protein MKIKTIIFFILILHLTGCGTRNSVKHLPDIKQYSLEIPKVQKINDSTFSFNQNYLTKNKQQLWELYIKGNSLQLGYNNGALTQNLMQRQEEIFFSKVENFVPSKFKQNLLRGFLKWYNRKMYLNVRNDFQAELFGLSRYSSDQYDFIAPKFRRAMYLHGAHDIGHAMQDLAMVGCSSLAVWGDKSEDGNLLIGRNFDFYVGDDFAKNKLIEFVEPEEGIPYMSVSWPGMIGVVSGMNKEGITVTINAGKSKIPLVAKTPVSFVTREILQFAKTIDEAIAIAKKRKVFVSESILVGSANDKKALTIEVSPDNFGVYEVENSNTLVCTNHFQSAAYKNDKRNQKQIAESHSEYRYEKLQEFLNENKKLNPEKIAKILRDKSGLKGEKIGYGNEKALNQLLAHHAVIFSPEKRLVWVSSNPYQLGEFICYDLNEIFSDKQLKNGKFAKSELNIAKDPFVDSQEYKNYEEFKTLSTQFDGKKLLSDEFINHYQSLNPDFWFVYNQSGKYYYDQKHYSKAKSEFEKALTKEITTIPDKKNVEKYLNKTLRKLNYIKTKKAQIN; encoded by the coding sequence ATGAAAATTAAAACAATAATTTTTTTCATTCTGATTCTGCATCTTACTGGTTGCGGAACAAGAAACTCGGTGAAGCACCTTCCGGATATAAAGCAATATTCTTTAGAAATTCCGAAAGTTCAGAAAATCAACGATTCTACCTTCAGTTTTAATCAAAATTATTTAACCAAAAACAAACAGCAGCTTTGGGAGCTTTATATCAAAGGAAATTCTTTACAGCTGGGTTATAACAACGGAGCTCTAACACAGAATTTAATGCAGAGACAGGAGGAAATTTTCTTTTCTAAGGTAGAAAATTTTGTTCCATCAAAATTTAAGCAGAATCTTCTGAGAGGTTTTCTCAAATGGTACAACCGAAAAATGTACCTGAATGTACGCAACGATTTTCAGGCAGAATTGTTCGGTTTATCTCGATATTCATCGGATCAATATGATTTTATTGCACCCAAATTCAGAAGAGCTATGTATTTGCATGGTGCACATGATATTGGACATGCTATGCAGGATTTGGCAATGGTAGGATGCTCGTCTTTAGCCGTCTGGGGTGATAAATCGGAAGACGGCAATCTGCTGATCGGAAGAAATTTTGATTTTTATGTGGGCGATGATTTTGCCAAAAATAAACTGATAGAATTTGTAGAACCGGAAGAAGGAATTCCGTACATGTCTGTAAGCTGGCCCGGAATGATTGGAGTGGTTTCTGGGATGAATAAAGAAGGTATAACAGTCACAATTAATGCCGGGAAATCTAAAATTCCGTTGGTAGCTAAAACACCTGTTTCGTTCGTTACAAGAGAGATTTTACAGTTTGCCAAAACTATTGACGAAGCCATTGCCATCGCAAAAAAACGAAAGGTCTTTGTGTCCGAATCTATTTTGGTAGGAAGTGCCAACGACAAAAAAGCACTTACTATTGAGGTTTCTCCAGATAATTTTGGCGTTTATGAGGTTGAAAATTCCAATACATTGGTTTGTACCAATCATTTTCAGTCTGCGGCTTACAAAAACGACAAGCGGAATCAAAAGCAGATTGCAGAAAGCCATTCCGAATATCGTTATGAAAAATTACAGGAGTTTTTAAATGAAAATAAAAAGTTGAATCCTGAAAAAATTGCTAAAATTCTTCGAGATAAATCTGGTTTGAAAGGAGAAAAAATCGGATATGGAAATGAGAAGGCTTTGAACCAACTTTTGGCGCACCACGCAGTGATTTTTTCGCCGGAGAAAAGGCTGGTCTGGGTTTCTTCTAATCCGTATCAGTTGGGAGAATTTATCTGTTATGATTTGAATGAAATCTTCTCTGATAAGCAATTGAAAAATGGAAAATTTGCCAAATCGGAATTGAATATTGCCAAAGATCCTTTTGTTGATTCTCAGGAATATAAAAATTATGAAGAATTTAAAACTCTTAGCACTCAGTTTGACGGTAAAAAATTGCTCTCAGATGAGTTTATCAATCATTATCAATCTTTGAATCCGGATTTTTGGTTCGTGTATAATCAGTCTGGAAAATATTATTATGATCAGAAACATTATTCTAAAGCAAAATCAGAATTTGAAAAAGCTTTGACTAAAGAAATCACCACCATTCCGGATAAAAAGAATGTTGAGAAATATTTGAACAAAACATTAAGAAAACTCAATTATATTAAAACAAAAAAAGCTCAGATAAACTGA
- a CDS encoding superoxide dismutase, with product MSFELPKLGYAYDALEPTIDAKTMEIHHTKHHQAYVDNLNKAIEGTDLDALSIEEICKTAVEKPAVRNNGGGHFNHTLFWEILTPGGSKEPVGSVKAAIENYGGFEKFKNDFSDAAKTRFGSGWAWLVKNEDGSVSVTSTPNQDNPLMPVADVKGTPVLGLDVWEHAYYLNYQNRRPDYVSAFFDVVNWDKVEELFNK from the coding sequence ATGTCATTCGAATTACCAAAATTAGGATATGCTTATGATGCATTAGAGCCGACTATTGATGCAAAAACAATGGAGATTCACCATACAAAACATCATCAGGCTTATGTAGACAATCTAAATAAAGCAATTGAAGGTACAGATTTAGACGCATTATCTATTGAAGAAATTTGCAAAACTGCTGTAGAAAAGCCGGCAGTAAGAAATAATGGAGGGGGACATTTTAACCATACATTGTTCTGGGAAATTTTAACTCCAGGAGGAAGTAAAGAACCAGTAGGAAGCGTAAAAGCTGCCATTGAAAATTATGGCGGTTTCGAGAAATTCAAAAATGATTTTTCTGATGCTGCTAAAACAAGATTTGGTTCTGGATGGGCTTGGCTTGTAAAAAATGAAGACGGGTCTGTTTCGGTAACTTCTACTCCAAATCAGGATAACCCATTAATGCCGGTTGCAGATGTGAAAGGTACTCCGGTTTTAGGATTGGATGTTTGGGAACACGCTTATTATTTAAACTATCAAAACAGAAGACCAGATTACGTTTCTGCATTTTTTGATGTAGTTAACTGGGATAAAGTTGAAGAATTGTTCAACAAATAA
- the rho gene encoding transcription termination factor Rho, translating into MFNIETLRSKSVTELTKILKDLGVKVARTSNENDKIFAILDFQASNPKVTKEYFSSTEVSENKVEETAEKPVKNTSRKTPAPKKTTRKPVAEPEAKEEETQIATQDDIKPEEIVLPEVPENKEAQETSEEKPQNAPKQKRKRVSVTPKTETTVEETSETPVNADSQPVQAKEERPKRPQGQGQSQNQKGQNHPNQNNGNSQNRNQNNHPNHNPNQNPNRNSEKHEESEPKKEFSFDGMVSIEGVLEILPDNYGFLRSSDFSYISSPDDVYVSTAQIRNYGLKTGDTVTGIVRLPKEGEKYFSLLKPTEVNGRDLAFIKDRVAFEYLTPLFPEEKFNLAGNNSTISTRIVDLFAPIGKGQRAMIVAQPKTGKTMLLKDIANSIASNHPEVYMMVLLIDERPEEVTDMERSVNAEVIASTFDEAADKHVKVANLVLAKAQRMVECGHDVVILLDSITRLARAYNTVTPASGKVLSGGVDANALHKPKRFFGAARKIEGGGSLTIIATALIDTGSKMDEVIFEEFKGTGNMELQLDRKIANRRIYPAIDLVSSSTRRDDLLLDEVTSQRMWILRKYLSEMNPVEAMEFVNKNIKGTLNNEEFLMSMNK; encoded by the coding sequence ATGTTTAACATAGAAACGTTGAGGTCAAAATCCGTTACGGAGTTGACTAAAATCTTAAAGGATTTGGGCGTGAAGGTTGCAAGAACAAGCAATGAAAATGATAAAATCTTTGCGATTTTAGATTTTCAGGCTTCTAACCCTAAGGTAACAAAAGAATATTTCAGTTCTACAGAAGTTTCTGAAAACAAAGTAGAAGAAACTGCAGAAAAACCTGTAAAAAACACTTCCAGAAAAACACCTGCTCCTAAGAAGACTACCAGAAAGCCAGTTGCAGAGCCCGAAGCAAAAGAAGAGGAAACGCAGATTGCAACACAGGATGATATAAAACCAGAAGAAATTGTTTTGCCTGAAGTTCCCGAAAACAAAGAAGCTCAAGAAACTTCTGAAGAAAAACCGCAAAACGCTCCAAAGCAAAAAAGAAAAAGAGTTTCTGTTACTCCAAAAACAGAAACAACAGTCGAGGAAACTTCCGAAACTCCTGTAAATGCAGATTCTCAGCCAGTTCAGGCTAAAGAAGAAAGGCCTAAAAGACCACAAGGACAAGGTCAGTCTCAAAATCAAAAAGGTCAGAATCATCCGAATCAAAATAACGGAAATTCTCAAAATAGAAATCAGAACAATCACCCTAATCATAATCCTAACCAAAATCCTAACAGGAATTCAGAAAAACATGAAGAATCTGAGCCTAAAAAGGAATTCAGTTTTGATGGAATGGTAAGTATAGAAGGAGTTTTAGAAATTTTACCGGATAATTACGGGTTTCTAAGATCATCCGATTTCAGTTATATTTCTTCGCCGGATGATGTATATGTTTCTACGGCTCAGATAAGAAATTATGGTTTAAAAACCGGAGATACTGTAACGGGAATTGTACGTTTGCCAAAAGAAGGAGAAAAATATTTTTCTCTTCTGAAACCTACCGAAGTAAACGGTAGAGATTTGGCTTTCATTAAAGACAGAGTGGCTTTTGAATATCTTACGCCGCTTTTCCCCGAAGAAAAATTTAATCTTGCAGGAAATAATTCTACCATATCCACAAGAATTGTAGATCTTTTTGCACCGATAGGAAAAGGTCAGAGAGCAATGATTGTCGCTCAGCCTAAAACCGGTAAAACCATGTTACTGAAAGATATTGCTAATTCTATTGCATCCAATCATCCTGAAGTTTACATGATGGTTCTTTTGATAGACGAGCGACCTGAAGAGGTAACCGATATGGAAAGAAGCGTGAATGCCGAAGTAATTGCATCTACATTTGATGAAGCTGCGGATAAACACGTAAAAGTTGCCAATCTTGTTTTGGCTAAAGCACAAAGAATGGTAGAATGTGGCCATGATGTAGTAATTCTTTTAGATTCTATTACAAGATTGGCAAGAGCTTATAATACCGTAACTCCTGCTTCCGGAAAGGTGCTTTCTGGTGGTGTTGATGCCAATGCACTTCATAAACCGAAAAGATTTTTCGGAGCGGCAAGAAAAATTGAAGGTGGCGGATCTTTAACGATTATTGCAACTGCTTTAATAGATACAGGATCTAAAATGGATGAAGTTATCTTTGAAGAATTTAAAGGTACAGGAAATATGGAACTTCAGTTAGACAGAAAAATTGCCAACAGAAGAATTTATCCTGCCATAGATTTGGTTTCATCCAGTACGCGTCGAGACGATTTACTTTTGGATGAAGTAACTTCGCAAAGAATGTGGATTCTTAGAAAATACCTTTCTGAAATGAATCCGGTGGAAGCTATGGAATTTGTAAATAAAAACATTAAAGGAACTCTGAATAATGAAGAATTCCTAATGTCTATGAATAAATAA
- a CDS encoding DUF4293 family protein produces MLQRIQTIWMLLAVLGAVFLFITGKDVDIFGAFPVIDVASVILVLLGAFSLFSFKNRKRQLMLNTICIIINALLIGILAYWLQNLSGGMNFPEKGIEPIFPSIAVICLLIANIFIRKDERLVKSVDRLR; encoded by the coding sequence ATGCTACAAAGAATACAGACAATTTGGATGTTACTTGCCGTTTTGGGTGCAGTATTTCTATTTATAACAGGAAAGGATGTAGATATTTTCGGAGCATTTCCGGTAATTGATGTTGCATCTGTTATTCTTGTTTTACTGGGTGCATTCAGTCTGTTCAGCTTTAAAAACAGAAAGAGACAATTAATGCTGAATACCATCTGCATTATTATAAACGCTTTGTTGATTGGCATATTGGCGTACTGGTTGCAAAATTTATCCGGAGGAATGAATTTTCCTGAGAAGGGTATTGAGCCAATTTTCCCGTCTATCGCTGTAATTTGTTTGCTTATCGCAAATATTTTTATCCGAAAAGATGAGAGGCTCGTAAAATCTGTAGACAGGCTCCGATAA
- a CDS encoding ABC transporter ATP-binding protein: protein MNEYKKILKFARPHRKYIYGSLFFNLLYSAFQIASLGTILPVLGMLFGTIKREKFEAVPVYSGNLVDLFKYLKSYANYYIQTLVDDYGTLNVLAWLCFITAFMFFLRNLFRYLGSYLLINYRVGVTKDLRGEMYRKVLSLPVSFFTDSRKGDMMSRMSNDVGEVEGNILGSLVELINAPFMLISTLLSLFWLSPEMTLFSLLVLPVMGTLIALIGKSLKKDSHEAQHEMGTIFSIVDETLKSSKVIKIFSAEKIMNNRFMGSMNKWINSSIRLGRKKELASPISEFLGSVTFLIIAWYGGKQIVVEHSIAPQEFLVFLGMFFQILPPVKSLSSSISNIQKGEASLHRVLEILEADVKIEEIAEPVSISTLDNQIEFKDIGFYYDKSNLILKNFNLTIPKGKTVALVGQSGSGKTTIANLLARFYDVSEGEILIDGADIKHLKLTEYRKLLGMVTQESVLFNDTVYNNILMGKPDATRDEVIAAAKIANADTFISQLPNGYETNIGDDGGKLSGGQKQRVSIARAVLKNPPIMILDEATSALDTESEKFVQDALEKMMENRTSLVIAHRLSTIQKADWIVVMEKGDIIEQGSHQELMAKNGVYHKLVELQNFD, encoded by the coding sequence ATGAACGAATATAAAAAAATACTCAAGTTCGCAAGACCGCACCGTAAATATATCTACGGAAGTTTATTTTTCAACTTACTATACTCCGCATTTCAGATTGCTTCTTTGGGAACAATTTTACCCGTTTTGGGAATGCTTTTTGGCACTATTAAACGTGAAAAGTTCGAGGCTGTACCAGTATATTCCGGGAATCTAGTCGATTTATTTAAATATCTAAAATCATACGCCAATTATTATATACAAACTTTAGTGGATGATTATGGTACTTTAAATGTTTTGGCTTGGCTTTGTTTCATCACTGCATTTATGTTTTTTCTAAGAAACTTATTCAGATATTTAGGTTCTTATCTTTTGATTAATTATCGTGTAGGCGTTACTAAAGACCTTCGAGGTGAAATGTACCGTAAAGTATTATCTCTACCTGTATCATTTTTTACAGACAGTAGAAAAGGCGATATGATGTCGCGTATGTCTAATGACGTTGGCGAAGTAGAAGGAAATATTTTAGGTAGTTTGGTGGAATTAATCAATGCTCCGTTTATGCTAATTAGCACATTACTTAGCTTGTTTTGGTTAAGTCCAGAAATGACACTGTTCTCCCTTCTCGTTTTACCCGTAATGGGAACTCTTATTGCTTTGATTGGCAAAAGCCTAAAAAAAGATTCTCATGAAGCCCAACATGAAATGGGAACTATTTTTTCTATCGTAGATGAGACCTTAAAATCTTCTAAAGTAATTAAGATTTTCAGTGCTGAAAAGATTATGAACAACCGATTTATGGGTTCTATGAACAAATGGATCAACAGTTCCATAAGATTGGGAAGAAAAAAAGAACTTGCTTCGCCCATAAGCGAATTTTTAGGGTCTGTTACTTTCTTAATTATTGCGTGGTATGGCGGTAAACAGATTGTAGTAGAACATAGCATTGCTCCGCAAGAATTTCTTGTATTTTTAGGAATGTTCTTTCAAATCTTACCTCCGGTAAAGAGTTTATCTTCTTCTATTTCTAACATTCAAAAAGGTGAAGCTTCATTGCATAGGGTTCTGGAAATTCTTGAAGCAGATGTAAAAATAGAAGAAATTGCAGAGCCTGTTTCAATTTCTACTCTTGATAATCAAATTGAATTTAAAGACATCGGATTTTATTATGATAAATCTAATTTAATTCTAAAAAATTTCAATCTCACAATTCCTAAAGGAAAAACCGTCGCATTGGTTGGACAAAGCGGAAGCGGAAAAACTACAATCGCTAATCTTCTGGCTCGTTTTTATGATGTTTCGGAAGGCGAAATTTTAATTGATGGTGCCGACATCAAACATTTAAAACTTACAGAATATCGTAAGCTTTTAGGGATGGTTACTCAAGAATCTGTCCTATTTAATGATACTGTATATAATAATATTTTAATGGGCAAACCGGATGCAACAAGAGATGAAGTTATTGCCGCCGCAAAGATTGCCAACGCAGATACATTTATTTCTCAGCTTCCTAATGGTTATGAAACCAATATTGGTGATGATGGTGGTAAACTTTCGGGCGGACAAAAGCAAAGAGTTTCCATTGCAAGAGCTGTTCTCAAAAACCCTCCTATTATGATTTTGGACGAAGCAACCTCTGCTTTGGATACAGAATCTGAAAAATTTGTACAGGATGCACTAGAAAAAATGATGGAAAACCGTACTTCACTGGTAATAGCCCACAGACTTTCTACCATTCAGAAAGCAGATTGGATTGTTGTGATGGAAAAAGGCGACATCATAGAACAGGGAAGCCACCAAGAACTTATGGCAAAAAATGGAGTTTATCATAAATTGGTAGAGCTTCAAAATTTCGATTAA
- a CDS encoding DUF1801 domain-containing protein, with the protein MNPIQEYFYKICEPERSILLFLRKKILESDMENITETLSFGVPFFKYKKKMLCYFYFSKKHKQYYISFYHGDRLNHPLLISEGRKKFKILLIDADSDLPIKSILNILNDVKMYIK; encoded by the coding sequence ATGAACCCTATACAAGAATACTTCTACAAAATCTGTGAACCAGAAAGAAGTATTCTTTTGTTTTTAAGAAAAAAAATACTGGAATCTGATATGGAAAATATTACCGAAACGCTGAGTTTCGGTGTTCCTTTTTTCAAGTATAAAAAGAAAATGCTCTGCTATTTTTACTTCAGCAAAAAGCATAAGCAATATTACATCAGTTTTTATCACGGCGACCGATTAAACCATCCTTTGCTTATTAGTGAAGGCAGAAAGAAATTTAAAATCTTATTAATTGATGCAGATTCAGATTTGCCTATTAAGTCGATTTTGAATATCCTTAATGACGTTAAAATGTACATTAAATGA
- a CDS encoding peptide-N-glycosidase F-related protein → MKKLLPLLLYFIGVCSNAQQTNINVFSQIVFYDGYAANVSAPVPSNTLRLTNSRYTKKLTNAELNSFKNKIEMNVTIGALCDNYDRIGGVHIALVPKNKISYTINDPLVKRIEIGRYITPFMNKNVSPTEVPYTFQVDNLYSVFSNTTLRNTYDIWVELDVFGVPYAANTEVAGCSGRNDVFAGTLDFVTYNDPSITSTYNNLLPLLDSNELNNYNNTDQPGETVRLVNFNLSQNTNNAKFFIVTSPHGAGPNGEEYVRRQNFVSLDNAQVLTFTPGGISCEPYRQYNTQGNGIYGSYPQNINWWTSWNNWCPGNSIPIRSFTATSLAAGNHVLKYEVPSAVFYNQDGRIVLSMYMQSNNDLLSVKDLSIVDVAVYPNPTSDFVNIKSDKKVKNIAIYSIEGKKLNEVKDSKIDLTSYIAGTYLLDITLEGGTQFKHKVIRK, encoded by the coding sequence ATGAAAAAACTTTTACCACTTTTACTTTACTTTATTGGAGTTTGCAGTAATGCGCAACAAACAAATATCAATGTATTTTCTCAGATCGTTTTTTACGATGGGTATGCAGCTAATGTTTCTGCTCCTGTTCCGTCTAATACATTACGATTGACAAATTCCAGATATACTAAAAAACTCACGAATGCAGAACTGAACTCTTTCAAAAATAAAATTGAAATGAATGTTACCATTGGTGCACTTTGTGACAATTATGACAGAATTGGAGGAGTGCATATCGCTTTAGTGCCTAAAAATAAAATTTCTTACACAATTAATGATCCATTAGTTAAGAGAATCGAAATTGGAAGATACATTACACCATTCATGAATAAAAATGTTTCGCCAACAGAAGTTCCTTATACTTTTCAGGTAGACAATCTTTATTCGGTTTTCAGTAATACTACATTAAGAAATACTTATGATATCTGGGTAGAACTGGATGTTTTTGGTGTTCCTTACGCTGCAAATACAGAAGTAGCAGGTTGTTCAGGAAGAAATGATGTATTTGCCGGAACGCTTGATTTTGTTACCTATAACGATCCTTCAATTACGAGTACGTATAATAATTTACTTCCTTTATTAGATTCAAACGAATTAAATAATTATAATAATACAGATCAGCCAGGAGAAACGGTGAGATTGGTAAATTTTAATTTGTCTCAAAATACGAATAATGCTAAATTTTTTATTGTTACATCGCCACATGGTGCCGGTCCTAATGGTGAAGAATATGTAAGAAGACAAAATTTTGTATCTCTGGATAATGCTCAGGTTTTAACATTTACTCCTGGTGGAATATCTTGCGAGCCATATAGACAATATAATACTCAAGGGAATGGGATTTACGGAAGCTACCCGCAAAATATCAACTGGTGGACTTCTTGGAATAACTGGTGTCCCGGTAATTCCATTCCGATCAGAAGTTTTACGGCAACATCTCTTGCAGCGGGAAATCATGTTTTGAAATATGAAGTTCCAAGTGCAGTTTTCTATAATCAGGATGGGCGTATTGTACTTTCAATGTATATGCAGAGCAATAATGATCTTTTATCGGTTAAAGATCTTTCAATAGTTGATGTGGCGGTTTATCCCAATCCAACATCCGACTTCGTCAATATAAAATCAGATAAAAAAGTTAAAAATATTGCCATTTATTCTATTGAAGGAAAAAAACTTAATGAAGTTAAAGATTCAAAAATAGATCTCACATCCTATATCGCAGGAACATATCTTTTGGATATTACATTAGAAGGTGGAACTCAGTTTAAACATAAAGTTATCAGAAAATAA
- a CDS encoding phosphatidylserine decarboxylase family protein codes for MKLHKESKGTIAVATIIFTIISAVSIYYLEMFSLLIIVPLLVIYCLVFWFFRVPNREILDHVESVIAPVDGKVVMIKEVEESEFLKEKAIQVSIFMSPLNVHICRFPVSGKVIYKKYHPGKYLVAWHEKSSTENERTTMAVESLTNHKVVFRQIAGYVARRIVFYCNEGDSAKAGHEFGFIKFGSRMDVFLPLDTEIICKIGDKTKGGIDVIAKMKN; via the coding sequence ATGAAATTACATAAAGAATCGAAAGGAACAATTGCGGTAGCCACCATAATTTTTACCATTATTTCGGCAGTTTCTATTTATTATTTGGAAATGTTTTCCTTATTGATTATTGTGCCTTTATTGGTAATATACTGCCTTGTTTTTTGGTTTTTCAGAGTACCCAACCGCGAGATTCTGGATCATGTGGAAAGTGTAATTGCTCCTGTTGATGGGAAAGTAGTAATGATTAAAGAAGTAGAAGAATCCGAATTTTTGAAGGAAAAAGCAATTCAGGTTTCTATTTTTATGTCTCCTCTTAATGTTCATATCTGTAGATTTCCAGTTTCGGGAAAAGTAATTTACAAAAAATACCATCCCGGAAAATATTTGGTTGCATGGCACGAAAAATCTTCTACAGAAAACGAAAGAACTACAATGGCTGTGGAAAGTTTAACCAACCATAAAGTTGTTTTCAGACAAATTGCAGGATATGTTGCCAGAAGAATTGTTTTTTACTGTAATGAAGGAGATTCCGCAAAAGCCGGGCATGAGTTCGGATTTATTAAATTCGGTTCCCGAATGGATGTGTTTTTACCTTTAGATACAGAAATTATCTGTAAAATTGGTGATAAAACAAAAGGCGGAATTGATGTTATAGCGAAAATGAAAAATTAA